A region of Paenibacillus sp. JNUCC-31 DNA encodes the following proteins:
- a CDS encoding LLM class flavin-dependent oxidoreductase, whose protein sequence is MTQRRLRLGANLNGVGNSISFWRHPDIPINASVNLDFYKKQAMKAEEGKFDLLFIADGLFINEKSNPHFLNRFEPLTLLSVLAGATSHIGLVATLSTSYSEPFTVARQFASLDQISGGRAGWNVVTSPLEGSALNFGKGEHPNHALRYEIAEEHLNVVKGLWDSWEDDAFIGDKENGVFFDPSKLHTLNHKGDHFSVQGPLNVARSKQGHPVVFQAGSSASGKDLAARSADAVYTGHETLEEAREFYLDVKARAVAYGRKPEDILIFPGIGPIVGRTEEEAERKYQEIAELVDIDHALNYLGRYFDHYDFAQFPLDEPFPEIGDLGSNSFRSTTDKIKQQAREQGLTLRQVALLASTPRTSFIGTPDQIADQIEEWFEGEAADGFNIRTVVPNGLADFVDLVVPVLQDRGLFRTEYEHETLRGNLGLEIPRNRYSLETAK, encoded by the coding sequence ACAACGGCGTTTGAGATTGGGAGCAAACCTGAATGGCGTGGGCAATAGCATCTCTTTTTGGCGACACCCGGATATTCCGATCAATGCCAGCGTAAATCTGGATTTCTACAAGAAGCAGGCGATGAAGGCGGAGGAAGGGAAGTTCGATCTGCTCTTTATTGCGGACGGTCTCTTTATTAATGAGAAATCCAATCCGCATTTCCTGAATCGTTTTGAGCCCTTAACCCTGCTCTCCGTTCTCGCGGGGGCAACCTCACACATCGGGTTGGTTGCGACGTTGTCCACCTCATATAGTGAACCGTTCACGGTGGCAAGACAATTTGCCTCTCTGGATCAGATTAGTGGAGGACGAGCCGGATGGAATGTAGTGACTTCACCACTGGAAGGCTCGGCACTGAATTTTGGCAAAGGCGAACATCCGAACCACGCGCTGCGTTACGAAATTGCAGAAGAACATTTGAATGTGGTCAAAGGGCTGTGGGACTCCTGGGAGGATGACGCGTTTATTGGAGATAAAGAGAACGGCGTTTTCTTCGACCCATCCAAGTTACATACGCTGAACCACAAGGGAGATCACTTTTCCGTCCAAGGTCCACTCAATGTAGCGCGCTCGAAGCAGGGACATCCGGTCGTTTTCCAGGCAGGTTCTTCTGCATCCGGTAAGGATCTGGCGGCCCGGTCGGCGGATGCTGTGTACACGGGGCATGAGACGCTGGAGGAGGCTCGGGAGTTCTATTTGGACGTGAAAGCAAGAGCGGTGGCCTATGGGCGTAAGCCAGAAGATATCTTGATTTTCCCTGGCATCGGTCCCATCGTGGGCAGAACGGAGGAAGAAGCGGAGCGCAAGTATCAGGAAATCGCGGAGTTGGTCGATATTGACCATGCATTGAATTATTTGGGACGTTACTTCGATCACTATGACTTCGCCCAGTTCCCATTGGATGAGCCTTTCCCCGAGATCGGTGATTTGGGCAGCAACAGCTTCCGCAGTACAACGGACAAGATCAAGCAGCAGGCACGAGAACAGGGACTGACCCTCCGCCAAGTGGCATTGCTTGCATCGACGCCTCGCACATCCTTTATCGGTACACCGGATCAGATCGCAGATCAGATTGAGGAGTGGTTCGAAGGCGAAGCTGCGGATGGTTTCAACATTCGCACGGTCGTACCGAACGGACTGGCGGACTTCGTGGATCTAGTCGTACCTGTCTTACAAGATCGCGGGCTGTTCCGTACCGAGTATGAGCATGAGACACTGCGGGGTAATCTGGGTCTTGAGATTCCACGCAATCGTTATTCATTGGAGACGGCAAAATAA